Proteins from a genomic interval of Quercus lobata isolate SW786 chromosome 11, ValleyOak3.0 Primary Assembly, whole genome shotgun sequence:
- the LOC115967749 gene encoding putative FBD-associated F-box protein At3g50710, which yields MKKQRRETEEEEHSDIISSLPDCMLAHILYFLPTKQAILTSILSSRWRALWTLVPGLHLDKPTLYSIRTSTLDDILLPRNPSTLCKLRIDCPRRSFVDKCVQAAILCGVQELDLVLDLHNQTKELPGSVFFCTTLVVLKLRGHFLLNPPDSASSSSSMFPSLKILRISHVYYANHNSLSTLLATCPLLQDLRIKVGDSDLDFLDKETDKKFNILVFVPTLKILVLDCSFLHWSFKLHINTPALEYFNFKGDLDSDVVSENLPNLFKSVLDVRNCYHLDWMWKLTSFMGLLCNIRSMELWIGTAEYILEHSSSNNHYDVPMFHNLSSLKFYGDLWAMWSPWNAVKLLLCRAPKLQTLTFELNYRCCIRSFSVDFPLKKPLDVPECLSSHLTTCHYKGFSGHVMELVEQILKESKVLKTMKITFNSDLDSKEKLRIHEEIMKFPRTSQTCQIAFD from the exons ATGAAGAAGCAGAGGAGAGAAACGGAAGAGGAGGAGCACTCTGACATTATCAGCAGTCTACCAGACTGTATGCTCGCCCATATCCTCTATTTTCTCCCAACCAAACAGGCCATTCTCACAAGCATTTTGTCGAGCAGGTGGAGGGCTCTCTGGACTCTCGTCCCTGGTCTTCACTTGGACAAGCCCACACTTTATAGTATCAGAACTTCGACCTTGGATGATATTTTATTGCCCAGAAACCCCTCCACCCTTTGCAAGCTGCGCATCGATTGTCCTCGTCGATCCTTCGTTGACAAATGTGTCCAAGCCGCCATCCTGTGTGGCGTGCAAGAGCTCGACCTTGTTCTCGACCTTCATAATCAAACTAAGGAGTTGCCCGGTAGTGTCTTCTTCTGTACAACATTAGTGGTTTTGAAATTGAGGGGCCACTTTCTTCTCAATCCTCCTGattctgcttcttcctcttcttcaatgTTCCCAAGTCTCAAGATTCTACGAATTTCACACGTTTACTATGCGAACCACAACTCTCTCTCCACACTACTCGCCACCTGCCCGCTGCTCCAAGATTTGAGGATCAAAGTTGGTGACTCTGATTTGGATTTTTTGGACAAGGAAACAGACAAGAAGTTCAATATCCTTGTATTCGTACCTACGCTGAAAATATTAGTTTTGGATTGCTCTTTTTTACACTGGTCATTCAAACTCCACATAAACACCCCGGCTCTCGAGTACTTTAACTTCAAAGGCGATTTGGACAGTGATGTTGTTTCTGAAAATCTCCCCAACTTGTTTAAATCAGTCCTTGATGTTCGTAATTGTTATCATCTAGACTGGATGTGGAAATTGACAAGCTTCATGGGACTACTCTGTAACATTAGATCCATGGAATTGTGGATAGGAACAGCAGAG TACATTCTCGAACACTCGTCGTCTAATAATCATTATGACGTTCCCATGTTTCATAATTTGTCTTCCTTGAAGTTTTATGGTGACTTGTGGGCTATGTGGTCTCCGTGGAATGCAGTAAAACTATTGCTTTGTCGAGCTCCAAAGCTACAAACACTCACCTTTGAATTGAATTACCGGTGTTGCATTCGTAGTTTTTCAGTTGACTTTCCCTTGAAGAAGCCATTAGATGTTCCTGAATGTCTGTCATCACACCTTACAACTTGTCATTATAAAGGATTTTCAGGGCATGTCATGGAACTTGTTGAACAAATCCTCAAGGAATCAAAAGTATTAAAGACAATGAAAATCACTTTCAACAGTGATCTAGACTCAAAGGAGAAGCTTCGTATTCACGAGGAGATAATGAAGTTCCCAAGGACATCTCAAACTTGTCAAATTGCATTTGACTAA